Proteins from a single region of bacterium:
- a CDS encoding Tex family protein, which produces MVAEVDQNDALDASSIPRLATELSISPRQVLAVAKLLWEGSTIPFIARYRKEVTENLDEVQIGKIQERLQYYKDLEERRQTVLDSIGEQGKLTDELKAKILACTTKNVLEDLYLPFKPKRRTRAMIAREKGLEPLALMILAQPASGNPDEEAKAFIDAEKKVESEADALSGARDIVAELISENADIRALGRQYYAANGMIVSEAVKEKTQEPTKFEQYYDFKEKAVDIPSHRYLAIRRGENEGVLKRSFTVESEPVLRRIGEIMKVNERSPFAVHLRTAIEDSYKRLIAPSVETDVSVDLKMKADRAAVEIFAKNLRSLLLASPLGGRAVIAVDPGIRTGCKVAALDATGKFLENTTLYLSQGERSGMEARIDLAKLIAKVQPAAIAVGNGTGGRETEAFIRETLKKANISNIMVIQVNESGASIYSASEVAREEFPDLDLTVRGAISIGRRLQDPLAELVKLDPKSIGVGQYQHDVHQPLLAQKLEDVVVSCVNHVGVEMNTASAFLLARVSGVGNSLAKKIVAYRDKHGAFTSRAALLKVPSLGPKVFEQAAGFLRIRGGAHLLDASAVHPERYALVEKMAADLGVELKELVGNATLADKIDIRKYVSADVGEPTLKDIIAELKKPGRDPRETFEAPCFRDDVNTIEDLKPGMELMGIVTNVTAFGAFVDVGVHQDGLVHVSELADRYITDPAEVVQAGDRIKVWVKDVDAQRKRIALSAKSGSRSGSGTGSPGAGKPGERRGPSNNGPRPSSRPAFNSNPFGSLGL; this is translated from the coding sequence ATGGTTGCTGAAGTTGATCAGAATGATGCGTTGGATGCCTCGTCAATTCCCCGGTTGGCGACGGAGTTGTCGATTTCGCCCCGGCAGGTGCTGGCTGTTGCCAAACTTTTATGGGAGGGCAGTACCATTCCCTTTATTGCCCGTTACCGCAAGGAAGTGACGGAGAATCTGGATGAAGTTCAGATCGGCAAGATTCAGGAGCGGCTCCAGTATTACAAGGACCTGGAGGAGCGCCGCCAGACCGTTCTCGACTCCATCGGGGAGCAGGGCAAGCTGACCGACGAACTCAAGGCCAAGATCCTGGCCTGTACCACCAAGAACGTGCTGGAAGATCTCTATCTGCCCTTCAAGCCGAAGCGCCGTACCCGCGCCATGATCGCCCGGGAAAAAGGATTGGAGCCCCTGGCGCTGATGATTCTGGCACAACCTGCGTCCGGTAACCCCGATGAGGAAGCCAAAGCCTTTATTGATGCCGAAAAGAAGGTGGAGTCGGAGGCCGACGCGTTGTCGGGTGCCCGTGACATTGTGGCTGAACTGATCTCGGAAAATGCCGATATCCGCGCCCTGGGCCGTCAGTATTATGCCGCCAATGGCATGATTGTTTCCGAGGCGGTCAAGGAGAAGACGCAGGAGCCGACCAAGTTCGAGCAGTATTATGACTTCAAGGAAAAAGCCGTCGATATTCCCTCGCATCGCTATCTGGCGATTCGCCGTGGCGAAAACGAAGGGGTACTGAAGCGCTCCTTCACCGTCGAGTCCGAACCGGTGCTGCGCCGGATCGGGGAAATCATGAAGGTCAATGAGCGGTCACCATTTGCCGTGCACCTGCGCACTGCGATTGAAGATAGTTACAAGCGCCTGATTGCGCCGAGTGTTGAGACGGATGTATCGGTGGATCTGAAGATGAAGGCGGATCGTGCGGCTGTTGAAATCTTTGCCAAGAATCTGCGGAGTCTGCTGCTGGCTTCGCCTCTGGGTGGGCGTGCGGTGATCGCGGTGGATCCGGGGATCCGGACGGGCTGCAAAGTGGCGGCCCTGGATGCCACGGGTAAATTCCTTGAGAATACGACGTTGTATTTGAGTCAGGGGGAGCGTTCCGGAATGGAAGCCCGGATTGATCTAGCCAAGCTGATCGCCAAAGTGCAGCCGGCCGCCATCGCGGTGGGTAATGGCACCGGCGGGCGTGAAACCGAGGCCTTTATCCGGGAGACCCTGAAGAAGGCCAATATTTCGAATATCATGGTGATTCAGGTCAATGAGTCGGGTGCGAGTATCTACAGTGCCTCCGAAGTGGCGCGTGAAGAGTTCCCCGATCTCGATCTGACCGTGCGAGGGGCGATTTCGATTGGACGCCGGCTTCAGGATCCGCTGGCGGAATTGGTGAAGCTGGATCCCAAATCCATCGGGGTGGGGCAGTACCAGCATGATGTGCATCAGCCGCTGTTGGCGCAAAAGCTGGAAGATGTGGTCGTCAGTTGCGTGAATCACGTCGGGGTTGAGATGAATACGGCCAGTGCTTTTCTGCTGGCCCGGGTGTCGGGTGTTGGTAACAGTCTGGCCAAAAAGATTGTCGCGTATCGCGATAAGCATGGTGCGTTTACCAGTCGGGCGGCACTGCTGAAGGTCCCGAGCCTGGGGCCCAAGGTCTTTGAACAGGCGGCCGGGTTTTTGCGTATCCGGGGTGGGGCCCATCTGTTGGATGCCTCCGCGGTTCATCCGGAGCGATATGCCCTGGTTGAAAAGATGGCGGCAGACCTCGGTGTCGAGCTGAAGGAGTTGGTTGGCAATGCCACGCTGGCGGACAAGATTGATATCCGCAAATATGTGAGTGCGGATGTGGGTGAGCCGACCTTGAAGGACATTATTGCGGAGCTGAAGAAGCCGGGGCGTGATCCCCGTGAGACGTTTGAGGCGCCCTGTTTCCGGGATGACGTCAATACCATCGAGGATCTCAAGCCGGGCATGGAGTTGATGGGGATTGTCACCAATGTGACTGCTTTCGGTGCGTTTGTGGATGTGGGTGTGCATCAGGATGGTTTGGTGCACGTGTCCGAATTGGCCGACCGGTACATTACTGATCCTGCCGAGGTGGTTCAGGCGGGGGATCGGATCAAGGTGTGGGTCAAGGATGTGGATGCCCAGCGTAAGCGGATTGCCTTAAGCGCCAAGAGCGGCAGCCGGTCCGGCTCCGGAACCGGCTCTCCTGGGGCTGGCAAACCCGGTGAACGGCGTGGCCCATCGAACAATGGCCCGCGTCCCTCCTCACGGCCTGCGTTTAATTCAAACCCATTTGGATCGTTGGGGTTGTAA
- a CDS encoding beta-galactosidase translates to MYIGVDYYPEHWERKRWDVDARLMKKAGFNVVRLAEFAWAFMEPEEGRFEFGWLEEAMAVLRKHGISVILCTPTAVMPAWCARKYPETLAMQKDGTRIVWGVRKNNCFSSGAYRLLSERITSAMTRHFADAPNVIGWQTDNEFGHPVCYCDTCRRTFQEWLRRKYLNVNELNKAWGTHFWGHLYREWEEITIPVDNGSHNPSACLDWQRFFSWQNVSFQRDQVKIMREECPKHFVTHNCMGLFSDLNYYDLAEDLDHVSWDNYPIWGKPEIHYGAAAGADVMRGLKKKNFWIMEQTAGPGGWGSFNRNPRPGEIRGVAYQQLSRGADGTIWFRWRSCTAGREQYWHGLLGHDGVPLRRYDEAAQTAKEFHRLAKELENTTVKSDVAMIYDYESIWALRIQPGFAKNDYHQAMHRYYNALFRAGVNVDMIKPTDDFSKYRVVLAPDLYVMPDSVALALREFVSKGGVFLTDCRTGVKTETNLCHERTLPGLLSEALGISIPEYDALPENEACVVTGLAGMAGTFNALHYADWTKVRTAEKLAGFESWHMKAFAAATRNQFGKGTAYYVGTVVQEDSFYDLLITKVLRDAAIRPVVTPPPGVEVSIRQARGRKYLFLINHTEQAQAVKVPAGKKELITKTLTKDTLTLDVFGVAVVKL, encoded by the coding sequence ATGTACATTGGTGTTGATTATTATCCGGAACATTGGGAGCGCAAACGGTGGGATGTCGATGCGCGGTTGATGAAGAAGGCAGGGTTCAATGTCGTGCGCCTGGCCGAGTTCGCCTGGGCGTTCATGGAGCCTGAGGAGGGCCGCTTTGAGTTCGGGTGGCTCGAGGAGGCCATGGCCGTGCTGCGGAAACACGGGATCTCTGTCATTCTCTGTACCCCGACTGCCGTGATGCCTGCCTGGTGCGCGCGCAAGTATCCCGAGACACTGGCGATGCAAAAGGATGGGACCCGTATCGTCTGGGGCGTTCGCAAGAACAACTGCTTTTCCTCCGGGGCCTACCGGCTGCTCTCGGAACGCATCACCAGCGCCATGACCAGGCACTTCGCCGATGCCCCGAATGTCATCGGCTGGCAGACGGATAACGAGTTCGGGCATCCTGTCTGTTATTGTGATACCTGCCGGCGGACGTTTCAGGAGTGGCTGCGCCGCAAGTACCTGAATGTGAACGAGCTGAACAAGGCCTGGGGGACGCATTTCTGGGGGCACTTGTATCGTGAGTGGGAGGAAATCACCATCCCCGTGGATAATGGTTCACACAATCCCAGTGCCTGTCTTGACTGGCAGCGTTTCTTCTCCTGGCAGAATGTGAGTTTCCAGCGGGATCAAGTGAAGATCATGCGGGAAGAATGTCCGAAACATTTCGTGACCCATAATTGCATGGGCTTGTTCAGCGACCTGAATTATTACGATCTGGCGGAAGATCTTGATCATGTGTCCTGGGACAACTATCCCATCTGGGGCAAACCCGAGATTCACTATGGAGCCGCCGCCGGGGCGGATGTCATGCGTGGGCTCAAAAAGAAAAACTTCTGGATCATGGAACAGACCGCCGGACCGGGCGGGTGGGGCTCGTTCAATCGCAATCCGCGTCCTGGCGAGATCCGCGGTGTGGCCTATCAACAACTCTCCCGTGGGGCCGACGGCACCATCTGGTTCCGCTGGCGTTCCTGCACCGCAGGCCGTGAACAGTACTGGCATGGGTTGCTGGGACATGACGGGGTCCCTCTGCGCCGCTATGACGAGGCCGCGCAGACGGCCAAGGAATTTCATCGGCTGGCCAAGGAGTTGGAAAACACCACGGTCAAGTCGGATGTGGCGATGATCTACGATTACGAAAGCATCTGGGCCCTGCGCATTCAGCCCGGGTTTGCCAAGAATGATTACCACCAGGCCATGCACCGTTATTATAACGCCCTGTTCCGGGCCGGTGTGAATGTGGATATGATCAAGCCGACGGATGACTTCAGCAAGTACCGTGTGGTGCTGGCACCTGACCTGTATGTGATGCCCGACTCAGTCGCACTGGCACTTCGTGAATTTGTGAGTAAGGGCGGCGTATTCCTGACGGATTGCCGCACGGGTGTCAAAACGGAGACCAATCTCTGCCACGAACGGACGTTGCCGGGCTTGCTCAGTGAGGCGCTGGGCATTTCGATTCCCGAATATGATGCGTTGCCCGAAAACGAGGCGTGCGTTGTGACGGGATTGGCCGGGATGGCGGGAACATTCAATGCGCTGCATTATGCGGATTGGACCAAGGTGCGTACGGCCGAGAAGCTGGCTGGCTTCGAGTCCTGGCACATGAAGGCATTTGCGGCCGCGACGCGGAATCAGTTTGGGAAGGGGACGGCCTATTATGTCGGCACGGTGGTGCAGGAAGATTCGTTCTATGATCTTCTTATCACAAAGGTGTTACGGGATGCGGCGATCCGGCCTGTTGTCACGCCGCCGCCAGGGGTGGAAGTCTCCATCCGACAGGCCCGTGGGCGCAAGTATCTGTTCCTGATCAATCACACCGAGCAGGCGCAAGCAGTCAAAGTGCCGGCCGGCAAGAAAGAATTGATCACAAAAACCCTTACCAAAGACACCCTCACGCTGGACGTGTTCGGTGTGGCAGTGGTCAAATTGTAA
- a CDS encoding ABC transporter ATP-binding protein, with protein MNPAIEIKNLSVSFPSPAGTVHALRDLSITVAPGTVFGFLGPNGAGKTTTIQVLLGFQDPDQGTARLFGQAVTETIAREKIGYLAENPDTYNFLTGRELLTMAGRLFNLPPSEIRARAGQLLTETGLAAAADRRIAGYSRGMRQRICMAQALINDPELLILDEPTGGLDPLGRMDIRRIIAERKKAGKTVFFSSHELSEVELACDRVAILSQGVLLAEGPVSDLVAPGENLERFFIKAVTSGAK; from the coding sequence ATGAATCCGGCCATTGAGATCAAAAACCTGAGTGTCTCCTTCCCCTCCCCTGCAGGCACGGTTCACGCGCTTCGGGACCTCTCGATCACCGTCGCGCCGGGGACGGTTTTCGGGTTTCTCGGCCCCAACGGAGCGGGCAAAACCACCACGATCCAGGTCCTGCTTGGCTTTCAGGATCCCGACCAGGGAACGGCGCGGCTTTTCGGACAAGCCGTCACCGAGACCATCGCCCGTGAAAAGATCGGCTATCTTGCCGAGAATCCGGATACCTACAATTTTCTCACCGGCCGTGAACTCCTGACCATGGCGGGGCGCTTGTTCAACCTGCCGCCTTCCGAGATCCGGGCGCGGGCCGGTCAACTCCTGACCGAAACCGGACTCGCCGCCGCCGCGGACCGCCGGATCGCCGGTTACTCCCGGGGCATGCGTCAACGGATCTGCATGGCCCAGGCGCTGATTAACGACCCCGAACTCCTGATTCTCGATGAGCCCACAGGCGGACTCGACCCCCTGGGCCGCATGGATATCCGCCGCATTATTGCCGAGCGCAAAAAAGCAGGGAAGACCGTTTTCTTCTCCTCCCACGAATTGTCCGAGGTTGAGTTGGCCTGCGACCGCGTCGCCATCCTCTCGCAAGGCGTCCTGCTCGCCGAAGGCCCGGTCAGTGACCTGGTCGCACCAGGAGAAAATCTGGAACGATTTTTCATCAAGGCAGTTACAAGCGGAGCCAAATGA